In Pyrus communis chromosome 8, drPyrComm1.1, whole genome shotgun sequence, one genomic interval encodes:
- the LOC137741374 gene encoding uncharacterized protein At3g17950-like — protein sequence MAQQQQQEGWPLGLQPLHVRVGLAASNHEFSGSVSFNTLLTGSPTSSTDSSSDLDTESTGSFFHDRSITLGSLIGINNILELSRRSLRGRKTDHQAGKDRKTNNNNNNNNNTKFRLCFLSLCSKDSTDDENVRNHPPSLGHFLAAERQAANENYRTNPPIYGPDDELALAEHHQPARESNNSLFVDGQVAPPQSSPRFGSDHVDQRKSMLFSCMC from the exons ATGGCTCAGCAACAACAGCAG GAAGGGTGGCCACTGGGACTGCAGCCATTGCATGTGAGAGTTGGGCTGGCTGCTTCAAACCATGAATTTTCTGGGTCGGTTTCTTTTAACACTTTACTCACTGGTTCTCCAACTTCCTCCACAGATTCCTCATCAGATCTGGACACAGAG TCCACAGGGTCTTTTTTCCATGATAGGAGCATTACGCTCGGGAGCCTTATAGGAATCAATAACATCCTAGAGCTCTCAAGAAGATCTCTAAGAGGAAGAAAAACCGATCATCAGGCCGGCAAGGACAGGAAGacgaacaacaacaacaacaacaacaacaacaccaAATTCAGACTCTGTTTTCTCTCTTTATGCTCCAAAGACAGTACAGATGATGAGAACGTGCGCAATCATCCGCCATCTCTCGGCCACTTTCTTGCGGCTGAGAGACAAGCGGCCAATGAAAACTACAGAACAAACCCTCCAATTTACGGACCAGACGACGAGCTTGCCCTAGCTGAGCATCATCAGCCTGCTAGAGAATCAAATAACTCACTCTTTGTTGATGGTCAAGTTGCTCCTCCCCAATCTAGTCCACGGTTTGGTTCAGATCATGTCGACCAAAGAAAATCAATGCTGTTTTCATGCATGTGTTGA
- the LOC137741914 gene encoding putative E3 ubiquitin-protein ligase XBAT31, with protein MGQGLSCRESDQHGLFRAVQFGELDTVEDVLERDPTLLRHSTVYDRHSALHIAAANGQIKILSMLLERSVNPDALNRHKQTPLMLAAMHGKISCVQKLLEAGANVLMFDSLNGRTCLHYAAYYGHSGCLQAIVSAARSSPVSVSWGFARFVNIRDGKGATPLHLAARRSRPECVDILLDNGALVSASTGRYGFPGSTALHLAASGGSLDCIRGLLAWGADRVQRDSSGRIPYIVALKHKHGACAAMLNPSSAEPLVWPAPLKFINELNQEAKALLEQALMEANRERERNILKGTAYSLPSPLHSDTGMDDNISVESDLDQCCICFEQVCTIEVQNCGHQMCAQCTLALCCHKKPNPTTLCLTPPVCPFCRSPIAHLVVAKIKSCDDDDHDTEDNNSSKLRKARRSRNFSEGSSSFKSLSALGSFGKMGGRGSGRIMAGNEWVDKP; from the exons atgggtcaAGGGTTGAGTTGCAGAGAGAGTGACCAACATGGGCTGTTCAGAGCCGTACAATTTGGGGAGCTGGACACTGTTGAAGATGTGTTAGAGAGAGACCCGACTCTCCTACGCCACTCCACCGTCTACGACCGCCACTCCGCTCTTCATATCGCCGCCGCCAACGGCCAGATCAAG ATTCTTTCTATGCTGTTAGAACGATCTGTAAATCCAGATGCGTTAAATCGTCACAAGCAG ACTCCATTGATGCTGGCTGCAATGCATGGCAAGATCTCCTGCGTGCAAAAGCTTCTTGAAGCAGGTGCAAAT GTATTGATGTTTGATTCCCTCAACGGAAGAACTTGCTTGCATTATGCCGCTTACTATGGCCATTCCGGTTGCCTTCAAGCTATTGTTTCTGCTGCTCGTTCGAGTCCTGTTTCTGTTTCCTG GGGATTTGCCCGATTTGTGAATATTAGAGACGGTAAAGGAGCAACACCGTTGCATTTGGCAGCACGTCGAAGTAGGCCTGAATGTGTAGATATTCTGTTAGACAACGGGGCTCTTGTGTCTGCTTCAACTGGTAGATATGG CTTCCCTGGGAGCACTGCACTTCATTTGGCGGCTAGTGGGGGATCTCTGGATTGCATACGGGGATTGTTGGCATGGGGTGCAGATCGTGTTCAAAGAGATTCATCGGG GAGAATACCATATATAGTTGCTTTGAAACACAAACACGGAGCTTGTGCGGCCATGCTAAATCCTTCATCAGCTGAGCCTCTTGTGTGGCCAGCACCTTTAAAGTTTATTAATGAGCTTAATCAGGAAGCAAAAGCTCTACTAGAACAGGCCTTAATGGAGGCAAAcagggaaagggaaaggaacATCTTGAAAGGAACTGCTTACTCTCTTCCATCTCCGTTGCATTCTGATACAGGGATGGATGACAATATATCTGTG GAAAGCGATTTAGATCAATGCTGCATATGCTTTGAGCAGGTGTGTACAATTGAAGTCCAGAATTGCGGTCACCAAATGTGTGCACAATGCACTCTAGCTCTCTGCTGCCACAAGAAGCCAAATCCAACTACATTATGCCTTACGCCACCAGTTTGCCCATTCTGCCGAAGCCCAATTGCCCATTTGGTAGTTGCAAAGATCAAAAgttgtgatgatgatgatcatgaCACCGAAGATAACAATTCCTCCAAACTAAGAAAGGCAAGGAGGTCCCGAAACTTCAGCGAGGGCAGCAGCAGCTTCAAGAGCTTATCGGCACTTGGTTCTTTTGGGAAGATGGGTGGCCGTGGCTCAGGAAGGATTATGGCCGGGAATGAATGGGTTGACAAGCCTTGA
- the LOC137743113 gene encoding uncharacterized protein encodes MDHGTESTDQGLLVLKDSQNSLSISFLSLSLSLSSSLSSYSFSKSIPLIISMGGETKISTNSLSQMLVSEKNGSGNGLNSMEFNFLVRPALNFNNHACQIALCEDEDKGEDDGLHISEEKQEDNFDMFVSSLKVKLPSAGEFCRVQQEGIGGDGDVEDGLKTPTSLDHKITGSLQCPPAPRKPKSLPLKKRKAIIGSRILLDLSINEIESLFPHVDDLADLGSKIIMKKKVRVQASDDHITSAN; translated from the exons ATGGATCATGGAACAGAATCAACAGATCAGGGTTTGTTG GTTTTAAAAGACTCCCAAAATTCTCTCTCGAtatcctttctctctctctctctctctctctcttcctctctttct AGCTACAGCTTCTCCAAGTCAATTCCATTAATAATATCCATGGGCGGTGAGACCAAAATTAGTACtaattctctctctcaaatGTTGGTTTCTGAGAAAAATGGTAGTGGTAACGGTCTTAATTCCATGGAATTCAATTTCTTAGTGAGACCCGCGTTGAATTTTAATAACCATGCGTGCCAAATTGCGCTTTGTGAAGACGAAGACAAAGGAGAAGATGACGGCTTACATATCTCTGAAGAGAAGCAAGAAGATAATTTCGACATGTTTGTTTCGTCGTTGAAGGTCAAACTTCCGTCAGCAGGAGAATTCTGTAGAGTCCAGCAAGAAGGTAttggtggtgatggtgatgtGGAAGATGGGTTGAAGACTCCAACATCTTTGGATCACAAAATCACAGGAAGTCTGCAATGTCCACCAGCACCAAGAAAACCCAAATCACTACCACTAAAGAAGAGAAAAGCAATAATTGGCTCCAGAATTTTACTTGATCTTTCGATTAATGAGATCGAATCGTTGTTTCCTCATGTTGATGATCTTGCAGATCTTGGTAGTAAGATTATTATGAAGAAGAAAGTTAGAGTACAAGCAAGTGATGATCATATAACATCAGCTAACTGA
- the LOC137743112 gene encoding secreted RxLR effector protein 161-like, which yields MIVQTLDAQRDPFRPKEDEEEILEPEVPYLNAIGALLYLAQCTKLNISFVVNLLARYSNAPTRRHWNGVKDIFRYLKGTTDLGLSYNRESPNVAAFYGTRIDSRLVGYSYAGYMSDPHRAHSQIGYVFTVGDTAISWRFT from the coding sequence ATGATCGTTCAGACTCTAGATGCtcaacgagatcccttccgtccaaaggaggatgaggaagagattttggaacccgaagttccttacctAAATGCCATTGgagctttattgtacttggctcagtgCACTAAACTTAACATCTCCTTCGTTGTGAATCTATTGGCTAGATACAGTAATGCGCCCACACGCAggcactggaatggtgttaagGACATTTTCCGCTACCTCAAAGGTACAACAGATTTGGGCTTGTCCTACAACCGTGAATCTCCAAATGTTGCCGCCTTTTATGGTACTCGaattgattctcgccttgttggttactcATATGCTGGATATATGTCTGATCCACATAGAGCACATTCTCAAataggttatgtctttactgttggagacaccgctatatcttggaggtttacctag